GCTGGCCTTCGAGAGCCCCGGCATCGAGGACATGGCCGAACGCATCCGCGAGGGCGTGGATTATGCCCACCGCCGCGCCGCCGCAGAGGCGCTGTGGAAGGTCGCCCGTGCCGACGGCGTCGGTGACGAGGTGGAAACCGCGCTGGTGACGCTGATCGAGGAGCGGCTGGGGCTCGACCGCGCGGATTCCGAGGCCGCCCAGGCCGCCGCCGCGATCCCCTGAACGCTCACGGCTGCGCGACGGGCGCTTTCCCCGCGCGCATCGCGGCG
The window above is part of the Salipiger abyssi genome. Proteins encoded here:
- a CDS encoding tellurite resistance TerB family protein, coding for MFERLKAFFHKSAPAPRPLPEMDAAHAMGALLVKVAMADNAYLFEEVEQIDRILAEGFGLKPLAAAKMRAECERLAFESPGIEDMAERIREGVDYAHRRAAAEALWKVARADGVGDEVETALVTLIEERLGLDRADSEAAQAAAAIP